Proteins from a single region of Chryseobacterium sp. T16E-39:
- a CDS encoding TolC family protein, with product MKSLLNIIKGVTFSVFILAAISSCMARKDYERPKNVVDEKLFRTDMLPKDSANIANISWKEIFTDPILQGHISKALENNLDIRIALQSIASAEAYLKQSKAAYQPTVSIGPNYTFQTQSINTQFGQIIGERRYVNQFDITASIGWEADIWGKLKAQEKAQLATYLGTVAAHKAVKSSLVASVASAYYQLLTFDSQKRIIQETIDVREKNLETTKALKVAGTVTEVAVQQSEALVFNAKSLLIDIDTQIQSLENTMSLLMGEPSHAIERSTLENQNLPTDIKLGYPAQLLANRPDVMRAEYNLMNAFELTNSAKAQFYPTLKLTGTGGVQSVDIDHLFSVNSLFANVVTGLAQPILNRRTIKTNYDVSLANQETAYLNFRKTVLTAGKEVSDAIRVYSVQDSFIDLKRKELDAYKKSVDFSQELVNYGMANYLEVLNASVNSLNAELNISNAQYNKMKASVDLYQALGGGWK from the coding sequence ATGAAAAGTTTATTAAACATCATAAAAGGAGTAACTTTTTCAGTTTTCATACTGGCTGCCATTTCATCTTGTATGGCAAGAAAAGATTATGAAAGACCGAAGAACGTTGTCGACGAAAAGCTTTTCCGTACGGATATGCTTCCTAAGGATAGTGCAAATATTGCCAACATTTCCTGGAAAGAAATTTTCACGGATCCTATATTACAGGGACATATCTCAAAAGCTTTAGAGAATAATTTAGATATCAGAATTGCTTTGCAGAGTATTGCATCAGCCGAAGCTTATTTAAAGCAAAGTAAGGCAGCATATCAGCCGACAGTATCCATAGGACCTAACTATACGTTTCAGACACAGTCTATCAATACACAGTTTGGTCAGATCATTGGAGAAAGACGTTATGTCAATCAATTTGATATTACGGCAAGCATCGGTTGGGAAGCTGATATCTGGGGTAAACTGAAAGCTCAGGAGAAAGCCCAGTTAGCTACTTATTTAGGAACTGTTGCTGCTCATAAAGCAGTAAAGAGCAGCCTGGTTGCTTCTGTGGCTTCTGCTTATTATCAGTTGCTGACATTTGATTCACAGAAAAGAATTATCCAGGAGACAATCGATGTACGTGAAAAGAATTTAGAAACAACAAAAGCTTTAAAAGTAGCGGGAACTGTTACTGAAGTTGCCGTTCAGCAAAGTGAAGCACTTGTTTTTAATGCAAAATCATTGCTTATTGATATTGACACTCAGATCCAATCTCTTGAAAATACAATGAGCCTACTAATGGGTGAGCCATCTCATGCTATTGAAAGATCAACATTGGAAAATCAAAATCTTCCGACCGACATAAAGCTTGGATATCCTGCACAGTTGCTGGCCAACCGTCCTGATGTAATGCGTGCTGAATATAACCTGATGAACGCTTTTGAATTGACAAATTCTGCAAAAGCACAGTTTTATCCTACCCTAAAATTAACGGGAACAGGTGGAGTTCAATCGGTAGATATTGACCATTTATTCAGTGTCAATTCACTATTTGCGAATGTTGTTACAGGTTTGGCACAACCGATCTTAAATAGAAGAACGATCAAAACAAACTACGATGTAAGTTTGGCGAATCAGGAAACTGCTTATTTGAACTTTAGAAAAACGGTGCTTACAGCTGGTAAAGAAGTTTCAGATGCCATCCGTGTTTATAGTGTTCAGGATTCTTTTATTGATTTAAAGAGAAAAGAACTGGATGCTTACAAGAAATCAGTAGATTTCTCTCAGGAATTGGTTAACTATGGTATGGCCAATTATCTTGAAGTATTGAATGCAAGCGTCAACTCATTGAATGCTGAATTGAACATTTCAAATGCTCAGTACAATAAGATGAAGGCAAGTGTAGATTTATATCAGGCTCTCGGAGGAGGCTGGAAATAA
- a CDS encoding efflux RND transporter permease subunit, producing the protein MIKNFINRPVLSTVISILIVILGVLGLISLPVTQYPDIAPPTVSVTANYTGANAETVMKSVVVPLEEQINGVEGMDYITSSAGNDGSANIQVFFKQGIDPDIAAVNVQNRVTRATPLLPSEVTRSGVVTQKQQTSALMYMSFYSENKDLDDVYLQNFLNINIIPNIKRINGVGDAQVFGGKNYSMRVWLDPAKMAAYGVTPDDVTGAINEQSREAAAGSIGQNSGSSFEYIIKYVGKFNEKSQYDNIIIKSLKDGQNLMLKDVAKVELAGQSYTGIGENGNNPSISMGFFQTPGSNAQDIIKNIKAYLKASEGSFPKGIKYTFNFDTNEFLDASIDKVVHTLIEAFILVFIVVYIFLQDFRSTLIPAIAVPVSIVGAFFFLNLFGYSLNLLTLFALVLAIGIVVDDAIVVVEAVHAKMEHGISDAKKATVEAMDEITGAIISITLVMASVFIPVTFITGPTGVFYQQFGITLIVAIIISAINALTLSPVLCSLFLKPHSEHHKEYKNMNILNKFFYKFNIAFRTTTERYGRGFVFLLRHKWVTLIIFAVTGGILFWASSTMKKGFVPTEDRGIIFTDVQLPPGSSMERTYNALKTLQANAMKIPGVQNVTISTGRGFLSGNGSNNGLAFIKLKPFDERKKDNLTSEDITKKLFGISGKVPDAKVVFFQPPSVPGFGNSAGFEMVLLDKSGGEYTALDDKTNEFIGKLVERPEIEFAQTSFNTKYPQYQMEINVPLAKQLGVSVSDILSTMQGYIGGIYTADFTKYGKQFRVMVQALPENRKNIDNLNDLYVKTGSGIMSPISQFVTLDKTYGPQSVSRYNLFTSVKITGGNSQGYSSGDAITAVQQVAKETLNQNYDVEFTGLTREELNSGSQTLLIFGLSLIFVYFILSAQYESYILPLIVVISLPLGVMGAYFGQKIMGLENNIYFQIALIMLVGLLAKNAILIVEFAVQRRHHGETIVMSAINAAKARLRPILMTSFAFIFGLLPLVLASGIGAVGNRSIATGAAIGLLIGTVLGLIVIPVLYVIFETLQEKIKPIKREDINLAE; encoded by the coding sequence ATGATAAAAAACTTTATTAACAGACCGGTTTTATCCACTGTTATATCAATATTAATTGTTATACTCGGTGTTTTAGGCCTTATTTCATTGCCTGTCACCCAATATCCGGATATTGCGCCCCCAACAGTAAGTGTTACAGCAAACTATACGGGAGCCAATGCGGAGACAGTAATGAAAAGTGTAGTTGTTCCTTTGGAAGAACAGATCAACGGGGTAGAAGGAATGGATTATATCACTTCTTCTGCAGGAAATGACGGTTCTGCCAATATTCAGGTTTTCTTTAAACAAGGAATTGATCCTGATATTGCAGCCGTAAACGTGCAGAACCGTGTAACGAGAGCAACTCCATTACTTCCAAGTGAAGTAACCCGTTCAGGGGTTGTTACTCAGAAACAGCAGACCAGTGCTTTGATGTATATGTCTTTCTATTCTGAAAATAAGGATCTTGATGACGTATACCTTCAAAACTTCCTGAATATTAATATTATTCCTAACATTAAAAGGATTAACGGTGTTGGGGATGCTCAGGTTTTTGGTGGGAAAAACTATTCGATGAGAGTATGGTTGGATCCTGCGAAAATGGCAGCTTACGGAGTAACACCGGATGACGTTACAGGAGCTATTAATGAGCAGAGTAGAGAAGCAGCAGCTGGGTCTATCGGACAAAACAGCGGTAGTTCTTTTGAATACATCATTAAATATGTAGGGAAGTTCAACGAAAAATCTCAATACGACAACATCATTATCAAGTCCCTGAAAGACGGACAGAATTTGATGCTGAAAGATGTTGCTAAAGTTGAACTAGCTGGACAATCTTATACAGGAATCGGGGAGAATGGAAACAATCCTTCTATCAGTATGGGATTCTTCCAGACACCAGGTTCTAACGCTCAGGACATTATTAAAAATATTAAAGCTTATTTAAAGGCATCAGAAGGAAGTTTTCCTAAAGGGATAAAATATACTTTTAACTTTGATACCAATGAATTCTTAGATGCCTCTATTGATAAGGTTGTTCATACCTTAATCGAAGCATTTATCCTGGTATTTATTGTGGTATATATTTTCTTACAGGATTTCAGATCTACTTTGATTCCGGCCATTGCGGTTCCGGTATCGATTGTAGGAGCATTCTTCTTCCTGAATTTATTTGGATACTCACTCAACCTTTTAACCTTATTCGCATTAGTACTTGCCATCGGTATTGTGGTGGATGATGCTATTGTCGTCGTCGAGGCCGTTCACGCCAAAATGGAGCATGGTATTTCCGATGCTAAAAAGGCTACTGTAGAAGCTATGGATGAGATTACAGGAGCGATTATTTCAATTACATTGGTAATGGCATCTGTATTTATTCCGGTAACTTTTATTACTGGTCCTACAGGGGTATTCTATCAGCAGTTTGGTATTACGCTTATTGTAGCAATCATCATTTCTGCGATCAATGCATTAACGTTAAGTCCTGTTTTATGTTCATTATTCCTTAAGCCTCATTCTGAGCATCATAAGGAATATAAAAACATGAATATCCTTAACAAGTTTTTCTACAAATTCAATATTGCTTTCAGAACAACTACTGAACGTTACGGAAGAGGGTTTGTTTTCTTATTAAGACATAAATGGGTTACCCTGATCATCTTTGCCGTTACCGGAGGAATTTTATTCTGGGCAAGTTCAACGATGAAAAAAGGGTTCGTTCCTACTGAAGACCGTGGAATTATCTTTACCGATGTACAGCTTCCTCCTGGATCTTCTATGGAAAGAACATATAATGCATTGAAAACACTACAGGCTAACGCAATGAAAATTCCGGGAGTACAGAACGTTACCATTTCTACAGGTAGAGGTTTCTTGTCAGGAAACGGAAGTAACAATGGTCTTGCCTTTATTAAATTAAAACCTTTCGACGAAAGGAAAAAAGACAATTTAACATCTGAAGATATTACGAAAAAGCTATTTGGTATTTCAGGGAAAGTACCGGATGCTAAAGTGGTATTCTTCCAGCCTCCAAGTGTACCAGGTTTTGGTAACAGTGCCGGGTTTGAGATGGTATTACTGGATAAATCCGGAGGTGAATATACAGCACTTGACGACAAAACAAATGAGTTTATTGGTAAGCTTGTTGAAAGACCTGAAATAGAATTTGCACAGACTTCGTTCAATACAAAATATCCGCAGTATCAGATGGAAATTAATGTTCCTCTGGCTAAGCAATTGGGAGTTTCTGTAAGTGATATCTTGAGTACAATGCAAGGGTATATCGGAGGTATTTATACCGCTGACTTTACGAAATATGGGAAACAGTTTAGGGTAATGGTTCAGGCTCTTCCTGAAAACAGAAAGAACATAGATAACTTAAATGACCTCTATGTAAAAACAGGTTCAGGTATAATGTCTCCTATTTCACAATTTGTAACCTTAGACAAAACATACGGACCACAGTCTGTAAGTCGTTATAACCTATTTACATCAGTAAAAATTACCGGTGGTAATTCCCAGGGATACAGTTCCGGGGATGCTATTACTGCAGTACAGCAGGTAGCGAAAGAAACGCTGAATCAGAATTATGATGTTGAGTTTACCGGATTAACAAGAGAGGAATTAAACTCAGGATCTCAAACACTGTTGATCTTCGGATTAAGTTTGATCTTCGTTTACTTTATCCTTTCTGCACAATACGAAAGTTATATTCTTCCGTTAATTGTTGTGATCTCACTTCCACTAGGGGTAATGGGAGCTTATTTCGGACAGAAGATTATGGGCTTGGAAAACAATATCTATTTCCAGATTGCCTTGATCATGTTGGTCGGATTGTTGGCGAAAAATGCCATCCTGATCGTTGAATTTGCGGTCCAGAGAAGACATCATGGTGAAACTATAGTAATGTCTGCGATCAATGCTGCAAAAGCAAGATTAAGACCTATCCTGATGACCTCATTTGCCTTTATCTTTGGTTTATTGCCATTGGTACTTGCAAGTGGAATTGGAGCAGTAGGTAACAGATCTATTGCGACAGGTGCAGCAATCGGGTTATTAATAGGAACTGTATTGGGACTTATTGTAATTCCGGTATTGTATGTGATTTTCGAAACACTGCAGGAAAAGATCAAACCTATTAAGAGAGAAGACATCAATTTAGCTGAATAA
- a CDS encoding MarR family winged helix-turn-helix transcriptional regulator, producing MNVINESGILAISTRLQRLSEQLRKDGALIYKAFDIDFEPKWFPVIFTLHHKHVLSVVEIANEIGYTHPSTISLLKELEKQKMIISKKDKQDERKRLIELAPKGLELIEKMKPVWELISTVLGEIADNENHLLKAIDEAEEKLANQSFLQRALQLKNTK from the coding sequence ATGAATGTTATCAACGAATCAGGTATCCTTGCCATATCCACGAGATTACAAAGACTTAGTGAGCAACTCCGTAAAGATGGAGCTTTAATTTATAAAGCTTTCGATATTGACTTTGAGCCTAAATGGTTTCCCGTTATATTCACGCTGCATCATAAACATGTACTTAGTGTAGTAGAAATTGCCAATGAAATCGGGTATACACATCCTTCTACCATAAGCTTGCTTAAAGAACTTGAAAAGCAGAAAATGATTATCTCCAAAAAGGACAAGCAGGACGAAAGGAAGCGCCTGATTGAGCTTGCTCCCAAAGGTCTTGAACTTATCGAGAAAATGAAGCCGGTTTGGGAACTTATATCGACCGTATTAGGAGAGATTGCAGATAATGAGAATCATTTACTGAAAGCGATTGATGAAGCCGAAGAGAAATTAGCCAATCAATCATTTTTACAGCGTGCATTGCAATTGAAAAATACAAAATAA
- a CDS encoding GNAT family N-acetyltransferase, with amino-acid sequence MTLEIRPIGNTYSDQVIDLILNIQQKEFNIPITIEDQPDLLKIESFYREGGGDFWGAFINDELVGTIALVKFDEKAAAIRKMFVKKEFRGKEHQIAQKLLEVLISYCRKTGINEIMLGTVSVLNAAMRFYERNQFQKIEKEKLPSKFPLMSADNVFYVLNLNPTS; translated from the coding sequence ATGACATTAGAAATTCGGCCTATTGGTAATACGTATTCAGATCAGGTAATAGATTTGATTTTGAATATTCAGCAGAAAGAGTTTAATATTCCCATCACCATTGAAGATCAGCCAGATCTTTTGAAGATTGAAAGTTTTTATAGGGAAGGAGGTGGAGACTTTTGGGGAGCCTTCATCAATGATGAGTTGGTCGGAACGATTGCTTTGGTTAAATTTGACGAAAAGGCAGCAGCTATCCGAAAAATGTTTGTTAAAAAAGAATTCAGAGGAAAGGAACATCAGATTGCACAAAAATTACTGGAGGTGCTTATCTCGTATTGCCGGAAAACTGGAATTAACGAAATTATGTTGGGTACAGTTTCCGTTCTGAATGCAGCAATGCGTTTCTATGAGCGTAATCAATTTCAAAAAATTGAGAAAGAAAAGCTGCCATCTAAATTTCCTTTAATGAGTGCTGACAATGTATTCTATGTTTTAAATTTAAACCCAACTTCATGA
- a CDS encoding C40 family peptidase, whose amino-acid sequence MKAGLFIEKMKIKQLAALLIATSFVISCGSSKNVSSKKNTTKTVAKSENLRRLDSNFNGKVSSSINNVLKDAEKYIGTPYKFGGNTSSGFDCSGFTVKVFEENDQKLPRRSSDQADAGQKIDISDVKPGDLLFFATAGGSRVSHVGIVHDIGSDGEIKFIHASTSKGVMISSLNEKYWNKAYLHARRVL is encoded by the coding sequence ATGAAAGCAGGATTATTTATTGAAAAAATGAAAATAAAGCAGTTGGCCGCTTTACTGATTGCAACTTCATTTGTGATTTCGTGTGGAAGCAGTAAGAATGTCTCTTCAAAAAAGAATACAACGAAAACAGTAGCTAAATCTGAAAACCTGAGACGCCTGGATTCTAATTTCAATGGAAAGGTTTCAAGTTCGATCAATAACGTTCTTAAAGATGCCGAAAAATACATTGGTACTCCATACAAATTTGGGGGGAATACTTCTTCAGGATTTGACTGTTCTGGTTTTACAGTCAAAGTATTTGAAGAAAATGACCAGAAATTACCCAGAAGATCTTCGGATCAGGCAGATGCCGGACAAAAAATTGACATTAGTGACGTAAAGCCCGGAGATCTGTTATTCTTTGCAACGGCCGGTGGAAGCAGAGTATCTCACGTAGGTATCGTCCATGACATTGGAAGTGATGGGGAAATTAAATTTATCCATGCTTCTACTTCAAAAGGAGTCATGATTTCTTCTTTAAATGAAAAATACTGGAATAAAGCCTATTTACATGCAAGAAGAGTTTTGTAA
- a CDS encoding efflux RND transporter periplasmic adaptor subunit — protein sequence MTNKLIILSVAALSLTACKKEAPKQDGAKPYPVISVEQKNIIGYQTFPASIQGRVNNDVRAKIQGYITQLLVDEGQYVTKGQPLFRLETNILTENAAAAKAGIGAAESTIAAAQASVNAAQVEVNKLKPLVAKNIISNVQLQTAQANLAQAQAQLQQAVASKHQATANYKGVEANIEYSIIRAPISGVVGKLPLKVGSLVGPTDQTPLTTISDTSQVFAYFSMNEKEYFNFLEKSVGATMPEKIKNLPMVDLQLANGSIYPEKGKIEAITGQIDPTTGTIQFRVAFSNAQKLLSNGNSGTIRLPKAYDNVLVVPESATYEQQGIVYVYKVEKDTAKNVVVNVIDRIDNMALLKSGINKGETIVAAGIGGLKSGTPVKPKPIKMDSLVQSIKPKF from the coding sequence ATGACAAATAAACTAATCATACTTTCTGTTGCAGCTCTTTCATTAACAGCCTGCAAAAAAGAAGCTCCGAAACAGGATGGTGCAAAGCCTTATCCAGTGATTTCGGTAGAACAAAAAAATATCATCGGATATCAAACATTTCCAGCCAGTATCCAGGGTAGAGTGAACAATGATGTGAGAGCTAAAATTCAAGGGTATATTACTCAGCTTTTAGTAGATGAAGGACAATATGTGACAAAGGGACAGCCTTTATTCCGTTTGGAAACCAACATATTGACTGAAAATGCAGCTGCAGCAAAAGCAGGAATCGGCGCTGCCGAATCTACCATTGCAGCAGCACAGGCTTCGGTAAATGCCGCACAGGTAGAAGTGAACAAATTGAAACCTCTTGTAGCAAAGAATATCATCAGTAACGTTCAGCTTCAAACAGCACAGGCTAATTTAGCCCAAGCTCAAGCTCAGTTACAACAGGCAGTTGCCTCAAAACATCAGGCAACAGCTAATTATAAAGGAGTAGAAGCGAATATTGAATATTCTATTATTCGTGCCCCAATCTCTGGGGTTGTCGGAAAACTTCCTTTAAAAGTAGGGAGCTTGGTGGGACCAACGGATCAGACTCCATTAACGACGATTTCGGATACTTCTCAGGTATTTGCTTACTTCTCAATGAACGAAAAAGAGTACTTCAACTTCTTGGAAAAATCTGTAGGAGCTACCATGCCGGAGAAAATTAAAAATCTTCCAATGGTTGATTTACAATTGGCTAATGGAAGTATCTATCCTGAAAAAGGAAAAATCGAAGCTATTACAGGGCAAATTGATCCTACGACAGGAACCATTCAGTTCCGAGTAGCATTCTCAAACGCTCAAAAATTATTAAGCAATGGGAACAGTGGAACAATAAGATTACCGAAAGCATATGATAATGTTTTAGTAGTTCCTGAAAGTGCAACATACGAACAACAAGGAATTGTTTATGTATATAAAGTTGAAAAGGATACTGCTAAGAATGTAGTAGTGAATGTAATTGACAGAATTGATAACATGGCGTTATTAAAATCAGGAATAAATAAAGGTGAAACTATAGTTGCAGCGGGTATCGGTGGATTGAAATCCGGAACTCCTGTAAAACCAAAACCTATAAAAATGGATAGCCTGGTTCAATCTATAAAACCGAAATTCTAA
- a CDS encoding membrane lipoprotein lipid attachment site-containing protein: protein MKKLFFLLLATFALIGCSSDDDTIYDYIGTWSGTYDGSDKGVWNVVVASDGTVNGTMHSDVNNENYKITGRLNESGELNASVGLPSDGDFRGNLGTDKKGSGSWTNAVPTPTRSGSWTGEKDKK from the coding sequence ATGAAGAAACTTTTTTTTCTTTTATTAGCAACTTTTGCGCTTATAGGATGTAGTTCAGATGATGATACAATCTATGATTATATCGGAACATGGTCCGGAACTTATGATGGAAGTGACAAAGGAGTTTGGAATGTGGTAGTTGCAAGTGACGGAACTGTTAATGGAACAATGCATTCTGATGTAAATAATGAGAATTATAAGATCACAGGTCGCCTTAATGAATCAGGGGAACTAAACGCTTCCGTGGGATTACCATCAGATGGAGATTTTAGAGGAAACCTGGGTACTGATAAAAAGGGAAGTGGAAGCTGGACTAATGCGGTTCCTACTCCTACCAGATCCGGATCATGGACCGGGGAAAAAGATAAAAAGTAA